In Propionispora vibrioides, one genomic interval encodes:
- a CDS encoding Ger(x)C family spore germination protein encodes MIRTFSTLAIILLCLTLLTGCWSRKELNELGIVLAVALDQDPQSDGILLTAQVVKPEALKQEGSSGGEKRPVQLITAKGATIADAIKNMSKELDRKPFFSHNKLLVIDEKLARKGLLPLLDFWGRSSEIRPILWLFIAKGVPAREIISEKHGIENIQATYLNALIRRSTFHSEASTPSLLEFLKDLGSDTNDPFAGALEIVECLPSADKEGAAKGVSLAGTAVFKKDKLAGFLTDRETRGLNWVTGEVKNGMIQVPSPKEAGKLITINIKGATSHIKPELKDGNYHFTIKITEEGDIAEQQSLDDISKLPVLAEINQAQQQAIEAEVSDTINKVQKEYGADIFGFGKVLYDNYPDEWQKIKADWPDIFPHVEYTLKVTTKIRRTGLLQKSLIEKEGPEPEVNSRNRPYDMLREE; translated from the coding sequence ATGATCCGGACTTTTTCTACTCTGGCAATAATTCTCCTCTGCCTTACGCTGTTAACAGGCTGTTGGAGCCGCAAAGAATTAAATGAGCTTGGCATCGTTCTGGCAGTCGCCCTGGATCAGGACCCGCAAAGTGACGGTATCCTTTTAACCGCACAAGTGGTAAAACCGGAAGCACTGAAGCAAGAAGGCAGCAGCGGCGGTGAAAAAAGACCGGTCCAACTCATTACCGCCAAAGGTGCCACCATAGCCGACGCTATTAAAAACATGTCCAAAGAACTTGACCGAAAGCCATTTTTTTCTCACAATAAGCTGCTAGTCATCGATGAGAAGCTTGCCCGTAAAGGCTTATTGCCGCTTTTAGATTTTTGGGGAAGATCTTCCGAAATACGCCCCATACTCTGGCTGTTCATTGCCAAAGGGGTACCGGCCAGAGAAATCATCAGCGAAAAACACGGAATCGAAAATATCCAGGCAACTTATTTAAATGCACTCATTAGGCGCAGCACGTTTCATTCCGAAGCTAGTACCCCCAGTCTATTGGAATTTTTAAAAGATCTTGGCAGTGATACAAATGATCCCTTTGCAGGAGCTCTGGAGATTGTAGAATGCCTCCCCTCAGCCGATAAAGAAGGAGCGGCTAAAGGAGTCAGCCTGGCCGGTACTGCCGTATTCAAGAAAGATAAACTGGCCGGTTTTCTTACTGACCGTGAAACAAGAGGCCTCAACTGGGTGACAGGAGAAGTAAAGAATGGAATGATCCAGGTTCCCTCACCGAAAGAAGCTGGTAAATTAATTACGATTAACATTAAAGGCGCTACCAGCCATATCAAGCCTGAATTAAAGGATGGGAACTACCATTTTACTATTAAAATTACCGAAGAAGGCGACATTGCCGAACAACAAAGTCTTGACGATATTTCTAAGCTTCCGGTCCTGGCGGAAATCAACCAGGCACAACAGCAGGCTATTGAAGCAGAAGTCAGCGATACGATTAATAAAGTACAAAAAGAATATGGTGCCGATATTTTCGGTTTTGGCAAAGTGCTGTATGACAACTACCCTGATGAATGGCAAAAGATCAAGGCCGACTGGCCGGACATCTTCCCCCACGTGGAATATACGCTAAAAGTAACCACAAAAATCAGAAGAACCGGGTTACTACAAAAATCCCTCATCGAAAAGGAAGGGCCCGAACCGGAAGTAAACAGCAGAAACAGGCCCTATGATATGTTAAGAGAAGAATGA